The Streptomyces sp. Je 1-332 genome has a window encoding:
- a CDS encoding response regulator transcription factor, protein MPTAATSGGFGDGACPRRVLVVDDDAAILKSLGRGLRVNGFHVELTGRGAEALEILGRKSVDAVVLDVSLPDISGIEVCHRTREVGDDVPLLMLSALDETQDRIAGLQAGADDYLVKPFALRELVLRLDALLRRSAGARERDARGAHTVRVGGLVLDPAAHRAVLDGHDLDLTRREFALLEVMARNAGLVLSRDQLLSRVWGYDVAVRTDVVDTFVSYLRRKTEARGRPRLLHTVRGVGFVLRDDRAGTG, encoded by the coding sequence ATGCCGACTGCGGCCACGAGCGGGGGCTTTGGCGATGGAGCGTGCCCGCGGCGGGTCCTGGTGGTGGACGACGACGCGGCCATCTTGAAGTCGCTCGGCAGAGGTCTGCGCGTGAACGGTTTTCACGTCGAGCTCACCGGCCGCGGGGCCGAGGCCCTGGAGATCCTCGGCCGGAAGAGCGTGGACGCCGTGGTCCTTGACGTGTCGCTGCCCGACATCAGCGGCATCGAGGTGTGCCACAGGACGCGCGAAGTGGGCGACGACGTACCGCTCCTGATGCTCTCGGCACTGGACGAGACGCAGGACCGTATCGCCGGCCTCCAGGCGGGGGCGGACGACTACCTGGTCAAGCCCTTCGCCCTGCGGGAACTCGTGCTGCGCCTCGACGCACTCCTGCGCCGCAGCGCCGGGGCGCGTGAACGTGACGCGAGAGGCGCGCACACGGTGCGGGTGGGCGGGCTGGTGCTCGACCCGGCCGCGCACCGTGCGGTGCTGGACGGCCACGACCTGGACCTGACCCGGCGTGAGTTCGCGCTGCTCGAAGTGATGGCCCGGAACGCCGGTCTCGTGCTGAGCCGTGATCAGTTGCTGAGCAGAGTGTGGGGGTACGACGTCGCCGTACGTACCGATGTGGTGGATACGTTCGTGAGTTACCTGCGCCGCAAGACGGAGGCCCGGGGACGGCCCCGGCTGCTGCACACCGTGCGCGGGGTCGGCTTCGTACTCCGTGACGACCGGGCGGGCACCGGGTGA